One Bombus fervidus isolate BK054 chromosome 5, iyBomFerv1, whole genome shotgun sequence DNA window includes the following coding sequences:
- the LOC141445761 gene encoding cytochrome b5, producing MTKKYTRSEVVSLNCKDKTLFIIHDNVYDVTKFLNEHPGGEEVLLDHGGKDASEDFDDVGHSKDALDLMNNYKVGELVEEEKNGSTPKQTWSSYSKDSRIKADQGISPLLWVGGLVVIMGIAYFVYL from the coding sequence ATGACTAAAAAGTATACGAGAAGCGAAGTTGTTAGCCTCAACTGCAAGGATAAGACGTTGTTTATCATACACGACAATGTGTACGATGTGacgaaatttttaaacgagCATCCAGGTGGCGAGGAGGTTCTATTGGATCACGGTGGCAAAGACGCTTCCGAGGACTTCGATGACGTGGGTCACTCTAAAGATGCATTGGatttaatgaataattataagGTCGGCGAATTGgtcgaggaagaaaaaaatggcAGCACGCCTAAGCAGACGTGGTCGAGTTACTCGAAAGATAGCCGAATCAAAGCGGACCAAGGAATATCGCCTTTGCTGTGGGTGGGTGGCCTGGTCGTCATAATGGGCATCGCGTACTTCGTGTACTTATAA
- the LOC139987086 gene encoding cytochrome b5 translates to MSNIYSAKEVAKHNTAKDLWIVYQDGVYDITKFLSEHPGGEEVLLNLGGQDATICFDDIGHTTEAIQLRENYKIGTLVGSLSGDTTSSPGTSSGGVQDTIDDDTWEYEPPKRERSPWLPVMIAVAVVVYASIFYYFFYS, encoded by the exons atgtcaaatatCTATTCGGCGAAAGAGGTAGCGAAACACAACACGGCTAAGGATCTATGGATAGTGTATCAAGACGGCGTGTacgatattacaaaatttttaagcGAGCATCCAGGCGGGGAGGAAGTCTTGTTGAATTTAGGTGGACAAGACGCGACGATATGTTTCGACGACATTGGACACACCACCGAAGCTATACAGCTTCGTGAGAACTACAAAATTGGAACGCTGGTCGGTAGCCTTTCCGGAGACACGACATCTTCCCCAGGCACATCTTCCGGTG GCGTGCAAGACACAATAGACGACGACACCTGGGAATATGAGCCACCGAAGCGCGAACGGTCACCGTGGCTACCGGTGATGATCGCAGTTGCTGTTGTCGTCTATGcatctatattttattacttcttCTACTCGTAA